TTGCTTCATCGGTACGGCCGGCGGTCTGCCGCTCCGCACCGGCGGCATTGCTCCGGATATATTGGATTGATATGAAAAGGGTATAGCCGTGAACAAACTACTTTTTTTGATTTTTTCCTCTTTTTTGCTCAATGCTTGTGTGGCGACCGTGCCGGTTGTGGCGGAGAGTGATGAGGAAATTGCGAAACGGCGTTTGGCGGTTCTGCAGCTTGAAGACGGCAATTACCGTCGCGAGCGCAAAATCCGTCAAGATGCTATTGATGACCTCGGCACGATGCAGATGAATACGGCGAAAGCCATCAATAAGGCAAATGAAAATAGAAGTAAGCAACGCAATATTTATATTATCCGGTAAGTTTTGAAAGGAAACGACATGAAACATTTTGTTTTGATTTTGGCAAGTGCGGCGGTACTGGCCGCTTGCGGTACGATGGGCGGTACGGATTCGACAACGATTAATCAGGTGCGCGGTAAAAACGGTGCGCTACTGACTGATGCGGAAATGCGCCAGCAAAACCGCCAGCGTGAAAGTGAGCTGACGGAATCGGCAGCCAAGACGGCCAAAATCCGTATGGCGGCAGACAGTGCGCGCGAGGGAGTCAGCGCTGTGCGCGAAGGAATTAATGTTCTGCGCGAGTTGCGTTCGGTGTTCGGGCGTTGATATTTGGGTTTGAAACCGTAAAAAGCCGTCTGCAAAACAGCATATTGCGTTTTGCAGACGGCTTTTTCGCGGGAGTGCCGGTTGCAGGCAGTTCCCATTTTGTTATTCACGGTTGGTTTGGTTACATTTTGTCTTGTTTGACGGCTTCAACTTGGATGTTGAGTTTGACTTTTTTGGTCATGCCGGCATCAACCAGATAGTTCATGCCCCATTTGCTGCGGTCGATGGTGGTGGAAAAGTCGCCGCCGCATACTTCGGCTTTGGCCATCGGGCTGTTGTAGCAGTTGAATTTTTCTGCTTTCAGTTTGACCGGATGGGTTTTGCCCAGCAGGGTCAGTTTGCCGTCAACCGATACCAGTTTTTTGCCGGAATAGTTGAATTTGGTGGAAACAAAGCGCATTTCGGGGAATTGCGCGGCATTGAACAAGTCGGCGGAAAGCAGGTGTTCGGTAAACTGCGGAGAGCTGGATTGCAGCGACTGAACGGGAATGGTCAGGTCGATTGCGCCTTGGCGTCGGGCTTTGTCAAACTGCATCAAGCCGTTCAAGCCGTAAAAGCCGCCGACATTGGTGCTGGTGGCAAAATGGTCGATGGCAAAGCGGGCGTTGGTGTGGAACGGGTCGATTTTGTAGGTTGCGGCAGAAGCTGAAGCTGCGGCCGCGGCAAACAGGGCGGTCAGGATGATTTTTTTCATGATGGCTCCTCTGTATCGGAAAAGTTGTGCGGAATATCCGGCGGCACCAAACGACACGGCGGCTGGACAGGTTTGAATACCCATTCTAGCATGAAAAGGTGAAATAATTGTTTTTCAAGTGTTAATGCAGCGTTTCGTATCTGTTGATGATTGATATTCAGGCCGTCTGCAAAACAGATGGCGGAAATGATGTTTTTGCAGACGGCCTTGGGTTGAAATATGAAAAATATTCTGCGCCGCACTCTTTCCATTCGGCGGCAAACAGGGTACATTTATCCTTATTATCTGTAATGTTTATTGGAAAAGAAGAATAGGGGTTATATCATGGAGCGTTTCTCCAAATCGACCAAGCTGGATCATGTTTGCTACGATATTCGCGGCCCGGTGCACAAAGAAGCGCTGCGCCTTGAGGAAGAGGGGCATAAAATCCTCAAACTCAATATCGGCAATCCCGCGCCGTTCGGTTTTGAAGCGCCCGATGAAATTTTGGTGGACGTTATCCGCAATCTGCCCACTTCGCAAGGTTATTGCGACTCCAAAGGGCTGTATTCGGCGCGTAAGGCAATCGTGCATTATTATCAGACCAAAGGCATACGGGAAATGACGGTTGACGATGTGTACATCGGCAACGGCGTATCCGAGCTGATTACCATGTCGATGCAGGCTCTGCTGAATGACGGCGACGAAATCCTGATTCCCGCACCGGATTATCCCTTGTGGACGGCGGCGGCAACATTGGCGGGCGGTACGGTACGCCATTATCTTTGCGATGAAGAAAATGATTGGTTTCCGGACTTGGCGGATATGGAGGCAAAAATCACGCCGCGGACCAAAGCGATTGTGGTCATCAATCCGAATAACCCGACCGGTGCGGTGTACAGTAAAGAAATTCTGCTGGAAATCATCGAATTGGCGCGCACGCACGGCCTGATTATTTTTGCAGACGAGATTTACGACAAGATTCTGTACGATGGTGCCGTCCACCACCACATCGCCGCGCTTGCCCCCGATTTGCTGACCGTAACACTCAACGGCTTGTCTAAGGCTTACCGTGTTGCCGGTTTCCGTCAGGGGTGGATGGTGTTGAACGGGCCGAAGCAGCATGCCAAGGGCTACATCGAAGGTTTGGATATGCTCGCTTCCATGCGTTTGTGTGCCACCACGCCCATGCAGCATGCGATTCAGACGGCCTTGGGCGGTTATCAGAGCATCAACGAGTTTATCCTGCCGGGAGGACGCTTGCTGGAACAGCGCAACCGTGCTTACGAATTGTTGACGGAAATTCCCGGCATCAGTTGCGTGAAGCCGATGGGTGCCATGTATATGTTTCCGAAAATCGATACCGAAATGTATGGCATTCGCGACGACATGAAATTTGTTTATGATCTGCTGGTGCAGGAGAAAGTTTTGCTGGTTCAGGGTTCGGGTTTCAACTGGATCAAGCCCGACCATTTCCGTATCGTTACCCTGCCGCATATCCACCAAATTGAAGAAGCAATGGAAAAATTGGCTCGTTTCCTGAATAATTACCGCCAATAAATACTTGAAATCAGGCGGCTATACTCCCATATTTCCAAACAGTAGTAGTAATTCATAGTTCCGGATAATCAATATTATTTGAACTATAAATTATACAAATCATTTTAGTTGCGCTAGAATGTACGGATTATTTTTCTTAACCAACCCATTTTTAAGGAGCTTAACATGGCTTTTGTAGATATTTCCGGTCAAAACGTACCTAACGTTGTATTCCACACCCGTCAAGGCGATGCGTGGAAAGATGTTTCTACCGATGATTTGTTCAAAGGTAAAAAAGTAGCCGTATTCTCTCTGCCGGGCGCATTTACCCCGACTTGTTCTTCTACCCACCTGCCTCGTTACAACGAGCTGGCTAAAGAATTTTTCGCCCGCGGCTTCGACAGCATTTTGTGCGTTTCTGTAAACGACACTTTCGTGATGAACGCTTGGTTGGCTGACCAAGAAGCTGAAAACATCATCGTTGTACCGGACGGTAACTGCGAATTCACCAAAGGCATGGGCATGCTGGTGTCTAAAGAGCAACTGGGCTTCGGTGACCGCTCTTGGCGTTACTCTATGATCGTTAACGACGGCAAAATCGAAAAAATGTTCATCGAGCCGGAAAAAGAAGGCGATCCGTTTGAAGTGTCTGATGCCGACACCATGCTGAAATTTGTTGACCCTGAGTGGAAAGAGCAACCTTCCGTATCCATCATCACCAAACCGGGTTGCGAATTCTGCGCCAAAGCCAAAGCTCTGTTGGCTGAAAAAGGTCTGGCTTACGAAGAAATCGTATTGGGTCGCGATGCTTCTGTTACTTCAGTACGCGCGATTACCGGCAAAACTTCTGCTCCTCAAGTCTTCATCGGCGGCCAATACATCGGCGGCAGCGAAGAGCTGGCAGCATACTTTGCCAAATAATTGCTGAACGGCACAGCCGGACAGTAAAGGCCGTCTGCAAAACAGGATTTTACAGACGGCCTGCCCGATAACCGTAGAGTTATTCGGGTAATGCAGTTTCTTCAGACGCTGCATTACCCGAATGGCTCTATATTTCAATCGGCAACAGCGATTGTAAAATTTAATAAACGCGTTCATCAAACGCTTATGCCGTCTGCAAAATACCGTTAAGGCGAAAGCCGTACTCCGGATACAAAAGGGAGCGTGCAGTTTGGATTTTGTTATCCGCTGCTTTTACGGAGTCTGTTTTGCAGACGGCCTTCAGAAAGGAAAAAACATGAAACAAATCCAAGCAGATGTAGTGGTGATTGGCGGCGGTACGGCCGGTATGGGCGCATTCCGCAATGCGCGCCTGCATACCGGCAATGTTTACCTGATTGAAAGCCACGTCTACGGCACTACCTGCGCCCGTGTCGGCTGTATGCCTTCCAAGCTGCTGATTGCCGCTGCCGAATCGCGCCATCACGCGCTGCATACCGATCCTTTCGGTGTTCATCTGGATAAAAACAGCATTACGGTAAACGGCGAAGAGGTCATGCACCGTGTGAAATCCGAGCGCGACCGCTTTGTCGGCTTCGTCGTCAGCGATGTGGAAGAATGGCCTGCCGACAAACGCATCATGGGTCATGCCAAGTTTATCGACGCGCATACCGTACAAATCGACGACCACACGCAAATTACAGCCAAGAGCTTTGTGATTGCCAGCGGTTCCCGTCCGATTATCGTTCCCGATTGGGAAAAACTGGGCGACCGCCTGATTATCAACGATGACGTATTCTCTTGGGAAACCCTGCCGAAAAGCGTAGCCGTATTCGGTCCGGGCGTGATCGGCTTGGAATTGGGTCAGGCACTGCACCGCTTGGGCGTGAAAGTGGAAATCTTCGGTAAAGGCGGTTTGTTGGGCGGTATTTCCGATCCGGTCGTATTGGAAGAAGCCAAAGCCGTGTTTGGTTCCGAATTGACGCTGCACTTGGATGCGGAAACCGAAGTATCGAAAAATGCAGACGGCAATGTGGTTGTGAAATGGAGTGAAGGCGGCGAAAGCGGCGAATTTACCGCCGAATATATGTTGGCAGCCATCGGCCGCCGTCCGAATGTGGACAATATCGGTTTGGAAAACCTCGATATCGAAACCGATGCGCGCGGCGTGCCTGTTGCCAATCCGTTAACCATGCAAACCAGCATTCCGCATATTTTCATCGCGGGCGATGCCTCCAACCAGCTGCCGCTGCTGCATGAAGCCTCCGATCAGGGCAAAATCGCCGGCGACAATGCAGGCCGCTTCCCGAATATCGGCGAAGGTTTGCGCCGCAGTGCCATCGGCGTAGTATTTACCAGCCCGCAAATCGCTTCCATCGGCCTGCGTTATGCCAATGTTGCCGCACGTTATGCCGCCGAAGATTTTGTTGTCGGTGAAGTATCGTTTAAAAACCAAGGCCGCAGCCGCGTGATGTTGGTCAACCAAGGCCATATGCGCGTGTATGCCGAGCAGGGTACGGGTCTGTTCTTGGGTGCGGAAATCGTAGGTCCGGCCGCCGAGCATTTGGCACACCTGCTGGCGTGGGCGCACCAGATGAAAATGACCGTGCCGCAAATGCTGGATATGCCGTTCTATCATCCGGTGATTGAAGAAGGCTTGCGTACCGCCTTGCGCGATGTGAATGCAAAATTGAAAACAGCCTGATTGCCGGTTATTTCCATCTGAAGGCCGTCTGAAAACCCGATACAGCGTAATGATGCGCCGTATGGGTTTTCAGACGGCCTTTTATAGTCGAATAAAATAAGAATGAGACAAGGCAGCGAAGCCGCAGACAGTACACATAGTACGGCAAGGCAAAGCAACGCTGTATCATTCTTATTTTAAATGACTATATCATTCAACATCAAATATGATAGGCCGGTTCCATAGGTTCGGAACCGGCATAACCGTCTGCCGCGTTGTGCGGGTTTCCGCCGGTATTTTCCTGTTTTTCTTGTGTTTTACGATATTGGCCCGGAGACGTACCGAATTGTTTTTTGAAGGCTTTGCCGAAATGCGTTTCCGATTGGAAGCCGACTTTCAACGCGATGGACAACACGGATTCCGCAGACTGTTTCAGCAGCAGCGCGGCCTGTTGCAGGCGGATATAGTTGACGAAGGCGTGGGGACTGATACCGGTTTGCTGCTTGAACAGCCGCATCAGCTGCGCCCTTGAGAGATGGGCGGTTTCGGACATTTGCCCGACATTCCATTGACGTTCGGGGTGCTTGACCACTTCCTGTATCAAATGTTGCAAACGCCTGTCGTGCCAGCCCTTGAGTATGCCGCTTAAGGCGGTTTTTCCGCTGCCGTCCAGATAAGTGCGTACCAGCAAGACCAGCAAAATGGCAGACAAGGCGTTTACCACGGCAGCCGAGCCGTATTGCGGCTGCTCGCTTTCGTATTGGAGCATCGCAGCCAGACATTGCAGGGAAGGGTGGGACAAATTCAGTAAAACCATTTCCGGCAGATTATTCATAATGTCTGCGTGTTCGGTATATTCGAAACGGGCGCAGAAAAAGCTGACGTCCGGCGCACCGGAGGAGCCGTTTTGCTTTAATTGGAAAACACCGTTGTGCGAAACCGCCGGCCTGTCGGCGGCATTGTCGCAGTCCGGCCGGCTGCTGAGCGTATGCGCGGCGGTACGCGGAAAGAAAATCACATCGCCCGCTTTCATCAAACGTGCGGAATCTTCGCCGTCGATGTGGATATAGCCCGAACCCGAAGTAACGATATGCACCAAGCCGCAATTCTGTTCGGATTCGTGGCGGACATACCATTTTTCCCGAAAAACGCATTGCACATCAATGCTGCCCCTGATTTGGGCAAATTGAACCAGCCTGTCTAAAATATCCATACGTTTTAACCAAAAAATGAGACAATCAGACGATTATAACAAATCATTTGTTGCAATAATGGCCATATCCGGCAGCCCGATATGTTTTTGAATCAGTTTGCAGCGAATCCGAACCCGGGCAGCCGGATGCGGAGGCACTCAAAAATGCCGGATGTTCAGCAAAGGCGGGAAAATCCGCCGAATGATTCAGATACACGATTTCATTTTACCCGAGGAAAACGATATGTTTAAAAACTGGCCGGAACACACCACCCAGGTTAAAAAATCATTTGCCGAATTGGGCAAGAAACACCCTAAAATGCTGCAAGCCTACGGTGCGCTGGAGCAGGCGGCTGCGGCGGAAGCCTTGGATGCCAAAACACGCGAACTGATTGCGCTGGCGGTGGCCATTACAACCCGTTGCGAAAGCTGCATCAGCGTGCACGCGGCTGCGGCGGCCAAAGCGGGCGCGACCGAGAGCGAAATTGCCGGCGCATTGGCAACAGCGATTTCCCTGAATGCCGGTGCCGCATACACTTACGCATTGCGCGCACTGGAGGCGGTAGAAACGCAAAGCTGATGCCGTCTGAACAGGCCGGTGCCTGTGTAAAACCGCTATTTGCGGCAAATTTTATACTGCCGACATTTTCAGACGGCCTGTTTTGAGTATAGTTTGAAAAATATAGTCATTTAATACAGAATGGTACGGGTTGCTGCGCTTTGCATAAAGAGGCGGCTTGGCTAAGCTGCTTAAGCAGCAAGTCCGCCAACCCGTACCGATATACTGCCGACATTTTCAGACGGCCTGTTTTGAGTATAGTTTGAAAAACAGCGTATGATTGACCGAGTGCGGCACGGCTGAAAACGCATCAGAGCCCGATGGTTCGAAGATGCGGAACAGCCGGAGGCAGGCATCTGCTCCGCACTTGTTTCCCGAACGTATTTCCACATGGAAGGATAAACGATGAAAAAATTGCTCAGTTTGATGGTAGCGGCATCGGTTTTGGCCGTGTCGTCCGGTGTTCAGGCCATGGGCAGCAAGCCGGTAGAAACAGTTGCGGCGCAACCGGCCAAGCAAGCGGTTAAAGCAAAAGGCGTTTGGATTGACGTGCGCTCGCCCGAAGAGTTCGAACAAGGCCATTTGCAAGGCGCATTGAACATTCCTGCGGATCAAATCGCCGAGCGGATTAAAAGCATCAGCCCCGATAAAAATGCGCCGGTTAATCTCTATTGCCGCAGCGGCCGCCGCGCCGAAGCCGCATTGCAGGCCTTGAAGCAGGCGGGTTATACCAATGTAACCAACCATGGCGGTTATCAGGATTTGTTGAAAAAAGGTATCCGATAATGCCTTGTTTTGATAGAAAAAGGCCGTCTGCAAATCATCAATTTGCAGACGGCCTTTGAGTGTTTTACGGTTTTTATTTGAGATTGCTGGCCAACAGCCATGCTTGCGCTTCGGCAGCATCATCAAAATACTTCGGGTGTTGTTTCGTAATCAAACCCGACAGGCGGGAAGCAAGTTTGATCCAAATATCATCGGTTGCGATGGCAATCCGCCCGAAATCATTTTCGTGGGCGTTGAGAAACTTAATCTGTTCTACAGCCATGTCAACGGTAAAATCTTTCAATATTGATAAGTCCAGCAGAACATCGGGCAGGTGGATTTTTTGTTTGGCGTTCAGTAAAGCCTCTTCCAGCGCGCGGAAGTCTTCCAAAGTAAATTCGTTGTACAAAGCCACATTCAGACCGTAAGACTGCTCTCTGATAGAAATCATCGCATACTCCTTTTCTTATTTGACGAAAAGTTTTTTGACTCGGGCAGGCTCGATACCGCTCAAGACACCGCTTGCCACAATAATACCCATACCAAATACCTCCTGCCAAGTGATTTCATCGCCGAGTAACACCATACCTGCCAATGCGGAGAACACAACCGTAAGATACGAAAGCGAGGCCACGGTAAATTTATTGCCGACTTTGTAAGCACGGGTCATGCAAAGTTGCGCCACCATCGCGCTCAAACCGACCGCCAGCAGATAAGGCAGAGCAGCATAACTTAAAGCGTGCCAACCGGTAATGCTGGCCCAAACCGCCGCCATAACCATACCGACCAGCGACAGATAAAACACCACCCTCCAGCCCGGTTCGCCCAGCAGAGAAAGTTCGCGTACTTTCAAATATGCCCAACCCGACATGGCTCCGCCTGCCAAACCGAGCAGAGCAGCCAGCTCCTGACCGCTTTGGAAAGAGGGATTGAGCAGCAGGACAACACCGATAAAACCAACCACCAATACCGCCTGAGTGTAGGGGGCGATACGCTCTTTGAAAATGAAAAACGAAAACACCGCCAGAAAAATCGAAGAGGTATAGCTGAGTGTTACCCCGGTTGCCAGCGGCAGATGGGTGATGGCATAAAACAGGCACAGCATTGCCGCCGAACCGACAATACTACGGTTGAGATGGGTTTTCCAATGAGGCGTAGCGAAGCTGTCGCCACGGGCTTTGGCCATCATACCGAGAAAAACAACGGCAAAACTCATGCGCCAAAAAACCAGCTCGCCGCTGGTAAAACCGAATTTTTGCGCGGCTGCTTTGATACAGAGGTTCATCAGGGTGAAACCCAGTGCAGCAAGTATCATCCAGCCGGAGCCGAGCGGATCTCGTTTGGAGGTAGCGGACATTGCAAAGTAGGGAAAAGATTAATTGGTTAATATTATAACAAAAAAGCCGTCTGCAAATTCAGCATTTTGCAGACGGCCTTTGAGTGTACAAACAAGAGTGTGCGAACGCTTAGATTGTGTCTTCGCCCCATACTTCGGCGGCGATTTCTTCTACCAAGCGCACTTTTGCCCATTGCTCGGCTTCGGTCATGATGTTGCCTTC
The nucleotide sequence above comes from Neisseria animalis. Encoded proteins:
- a CDS encoding DMT family transporter, which codes for MSATSKRDPLGSGWMILAALGFTLMNLCIKAAAQKFGFTSGELVFWRMSFAVVFLGMMAKARGDSFATPHWKTHLNRSIVGSAAMLCLFYAITHLPLATGVTLSYTSSIFLAVFSFFIFKERIAPYTQAVLVVGFIGVVLLLNPSFQSGQELAALLGLAGGAMSGWAYLKVRELSLLGEPGWRVVFYLSLVGMVMAAVWASITGWHALSYAALPYLLAVGLSAMVAQLCMTRAYKVGNKFTVASLSYLTVVFSALAGMVLLGDEITWQEVFGMGIIVASGVLSGIEPARVKKLFVK
- a CDS encoding STAS/SEC14 domain-containing protein, which translates into the protein MISIREQSYGLNVALYNEFTLEDFRALEEALLNAKQKIHLPDVLLDLSILKDFTVDMAVEQIKFLNAHENDFGRIAIATDDIWIKLASRLSGLITKQHPKYFDDAAEAQAWLLASNLK
- a CDS encoding NGK_0946 family protein → MKHFVLILASAAVLAACGTMGGTDSTTINQVRGKNGALLTDAEMRQQNRQRESELTESAAKTAKIRMAADSAREGVSAVREGINVLRELRSVFGR
- a CDS encoding aerial mycelium formation protein, producing the protein MNKLLFLIFSSFLLNACVATVPVVAESDEEIAKRRLAVLQLEDGNYRRERKIRQDAIDDLGTMQMNTAKAINKANENRSKQRNIYIIR
- a CDS encoding carboxymuconolactone decarboxylase family protein — encoded protein: MFKNWPEHTTQVKKSFAELGKKHPKMLQAYGALEQAAAAEALDAKTRELIALAVAITTRCESCISVHAAAAAKAGATESEIAGALATAISLNAGAAYTYALRALEAVETQS
- a CDS encoding pyridoxal phosphate-dependent aminotransferase, whose product is MERFSKSTKLDHVCYDIRGPVHKEALRLEEEGHKILKLNIGNPAPFGFEAPDEILVDVIRNLPTSQGYCDSKGLYSARKAIVHYYQTKGIREMTVDDVYIGNGVSELITMSMQALLNDGDEILIPAPDYPLWTAAATLAGGTVRHYLCDEENDWFPDLADMEAKITPRTKAIVVINPNNPTGAVYSKEILLEIIELARTHGLIIFADEIYDKILYDGAVHHHIAALAPDLLTVTLNGLSKAYRVAGFRQGWMVLNGPKQHAKGYIEGLDMLASMRLCATTPMQHAIQTALGGYQSINEFILPGGRLLEQRNRAYELLTEIPGISCVKPMGAMYMFPKIDTEMYGIRDDMKFVYDLLVQEKVLLVQGSGFNWIKPDHFRIVTLPHIHQIEEAMEKLARFLNNYRQ
- a CDS encoding rhodanese-like domain-containing protein translates to MKKLLSLMVAASVLAVSSGVQAMGSKPVETVAAQPAKQAVKAKGVWIDVRSPEEFEQGHLQGALNIPADQIAERIKSISPDKNAPVNLYCRSGRRAEAALQALKQAGYTNVTNHGGYQDLLKKGIR
- a CDS encoding dihydrolipoyl dehydrogenase; amino-acid sequence: MKQIQADVVVIGGGTAGMGAFRNARLHTGNVYLIESHVYGTTCARVGCMPSKLLIAAAESRHHALHTDPFGVHLDKNSITVNGEEVMHRVKSERDRFVGFVVSDVEEWPADKRIMGHAKFIDAHTVQIDDHTQITAKSFVIASGSRPIIVPDWEKLGDRLIINDDVFSWETLPKSVAVFGPGVIGLELGQALHRLGVKVEIFGKGGLLGGISDPVVLEEAKAVFGSELTLHLDAETEVSKNADGNVVVKWSEGGESGEFTAEYMLAAIGRRPNVDNIGLENLDIETDARGVPVANPLTMQTSIPHIFIAGDASNQLPLLHEASDQGKIAGDNAGRFPNIGEGLRRSAIGVVFTSPQIASIGLRYANVAARYAAEDFVVGEVSFKNQGRSRVMLVNQGHMRVYAEQGTGLFLGAEIVGPAAEHLAHLLAWAHQMKMTVPQMLDMPFYHPVIEEGLRTALRDVNAKLKTA
- a CDS encoding YceI family protein → MKKIILTALFAAAAASASAATYKIDPFHTNARFAIDHFATSTNVGGFYGLNGLMQFDKARRQGAIDLTIPVQSLQSSSPQFTEHLLSADLFNAAQFPEMRFVSTKFNYSGKKLVSVDGKLTLLGKTHPVKLKAEKFNCYNSPMAKAEVCGGDFSTTIDRSKWGMNYLVDAGMTKKVKLNIQVEAVKQDKM
- a CDS encoding glutathione peroxidase is translated as MAFVDISGQNVPNVVFHTRQGDAWKDVSTDDLFKGKKVAVFSLPGAFTPTCSSTHLPRYNELAKEFFARGFDSILCVSVNDTFVMNAWLADQEAENIIVVPDGNCEFTKGMGMLVSKEQLGFGDRSWRYSMIVNDGKIEKMFIEPEKEGDPFEVSDADTMLKFVDPEWKEQPSVSIITKPGCEFCAKAKALLAEKGLAYEEIVLGRDASVTSVRAITGKTSAPQVFIGGQYIGGSEELAAYFAK
- a CDS encoding cupin domain-containing protein, which translates into the protein MDILDRLVQFAQIRGSIDVQCVFREKWYVRHESEQNCGLVHIVTSGSGYIHIDGEDSARLMKAGDVIFFPRTAAHTLSSRPDCDNAADRPAVSHNGVFQLKQNGSSGAPDVSFFCARFEYTEHADIMNNLPEMVLLNLSHPSLQCLAAMLQYESEQPQYGSAAVVNALSAILLVLLVRTYLDGSGKTALSGILKGWHDRRLQHLIQEVVKHPERQWNVGQMSETAHLSRAQLMRLFKQQTGISPHAFVNYIRLQQAALLLKQSAESVLSIALKVGFQSETHFGKAFKKQFGTSPGQYRKTQEKQENTGGNPHNAADGYAGSEPMEPAYHI